One genomic segment of Pseudomonadota bacterium includes these proteins:
- a CDS encoding uroporphyrinogen-III synthase produces the protein MIEWNLKGKRIAVPEMRELEVLSALLERRGAEVLRCPLVNIYDSPHSAQVLAFAVRLADGGFEDFILITGEGLTRILSCIDKHDPPLRTRFVEGLSKLRTVTRGPKPARALRALGLKPGIEATEPTTDGVIRSLSAQDLSARRVAVQLYGNDPNLTLMRFLRERNAAVTTVAPYVYGNAADDASVQALLEKMAAGQVDAIAFTSKLQIERLMTQHPAALVRKALTRTMIAAVGPIVAESIRSYGFEVSSSPEHSWFMKPLVVALGEALQTKKGGDQTGTA, from the coding sequence ATGATCGAGTGGAATCTCAAGGGCAAGCGGATTGCCGTGCCGGAAATGCGCGAGCTGGAAGTGCTCAGCGCGTTGCTGGAGCGCCGTGGCGCCGAGGTGCTGCGTTGTCCGCTGGTCAACATCTACGATTCGCCGCATAGCGCACAGGTGCTGGCGTTCGCCGTGCGCCTCGCCGACGGAGGTTTCGAGGATTTCATCCTGATCACGGGTGAAGGCCTGACGCGCATCCTGAGCTGCATCGACAAACACGATCCGCCACTGCGAACACGCTTCGTGGAGGGGTTGAGCAAACTACGCACGGTGACGCGCGGCCCGAAGCCGGCGCGGGCGCTGCGCGCGCTCGGTCTCAAGCCCGGCATCGAAGCGACCGAGCCCACGACGGATGGCGTAATCCGCTCGCTGTCAGCGCAAGATCTCTCCGCGCGTCGCGTCGCCGTACAGCTCTACGGCAACGATCCCAACCTCACGCTGATGCGCTTCCTGCGCGAAAGGAACGCCGCGGTCACCACCGTCGCGCCGTACGTCTATGGAAACGCTGCCGACGATGCGAGCGTGCAGGCTTTGCTCGAGAAGATGGCCGCGGGCCAGGTGGACGCGATCGCGTTCACCAGCAAACTGCAGATCGAGCGCCTGATGACGCAGCATCCCGCCGCGCTGGTGCGCAAGGCGTTGACGCGCACCATGATCGCGGCCGTTGGGCCGATCGTGGCCGAATCCATCCGTTCGTATGGATTCGAAGTGTCGTCGAGCCCCGAGCATTCCTGGTTCATGAAACCGCTGGTCGTCGCGCTCGGCGAAGCGCTGCAGACCAAGAAAGGCGGCGATCAGACCGGCACTGCGTAA
- a CDS encoding alginate export family protein — translation MKNLLAVMAVACIAQGAAYADGVDPLRSALAATKPIVDARLRMENVDQEPLPEDAEALTLRARLGFETGKAWNTALLIEGEGVVPIRNDYRPDPAIPTMTTYPVVADAEAYEINRFQFVNTSLPGTTITLGRQRILLDDQRFVGNSGWRQNEQTFDALRVVNKSVANLTLDVTYLDRVNRVNGPDSPQGAYKGDSALLNAAYQTKAGKITAFGYLLDFENIVGVPAAVRDSTSTYGLRFAGERPAGKVKIGYLGSYAQQTDYADNPLDFDLAYWTVEGNVTFRQFGVGVGQETLEGNGVKGFTTPLASLHKFQGWADKFTGTPPNGIEDKYVNLSATFKGVSKLDTLGFVVSYHDFAAEHISADYGHEWDASIAAKYKRANLLLKYADYAQGVPGVARTTDKLWAQVEFIL, via the coding sequence ATGAAGAATTTGCTGGCCGTGATGGCCGTGGCATGTATTGCGCAGGGTGCAGCGTACGCGGATGGAGTGGATCCGCTACGCAGCGCATTGGCGGCGACGAAGCCGATCGTGGATGCGCGGCTACGCATGGAAAACGTCGACCAGGAGCCGCTGCCGGAGGATGCCGAGGCGCTCACGTTGCGCGCGCGGCTCGGATTTGAAACCGGCAAGGCCTGGAATACCGCACTGCTGATCGAAGGCGAGGGCGTGGTTCCGATCCGGAACGACTATCGCCCCGACCCGGCGATTCCGACCATGACGACGTATCCGGTGGTGGCGGACGCCGAGGCGTACGAGATCAACCGCTTCCAGTTCGTGAACACGAGCCTGCCAGGGACGACGATCACGCTCGGCCGCCAGCGCATCCTGCTCGACGACCAGCGTTTCGTCGGCAATTCCGGCTGGCGGCAGAACGAGCAGACATTCGACGCGTTACGCGTGGTGAACAAGTCGGTGGCCAATCTCACGCTCGACGTGACGTACCTCGACCGCGTGAATCGCGTCAACGGTCCGGATTCGCCGCAGGGCGCATACAAAGGCGACAGCGCGCTGCTCAATGCAGCGTACCAGACCAAGGCGGGCAAGATCACCGCCTTCGGCTATCTACTGGACTTCGAGAACATCGTGGGCGTGCCGGCGGCGGTGCGTGATTCGACCTCGACGTACGGCCTGCGATTCGCGGGCGAACGGCCGGCGGGCAAGGTCAAGATCGGATACCTCGGCTCGTATGCGCAGCAGACCGACTACGCGGACAACCCGCTCGACTTCGATCTCGCCTACTGGACGGTCGAAGGCAACGTCACGTTCCGGCAGTTCGGCGTGGGCGTGGGGCAGGAAACGCTCGAAGGCAATGGCGTGAAAGGATTCACCACACCGCTCGCGTCGCTGCACAAGTTCCAGGGCTGGGCGGACAAGTTCACCGGCACGCCGCCGAATGGCATCGAAGACAAGTACGTCAATCTCAGCGCCACCTTCAAGGGCGTGTCGAAGCTCGACACGCTCGGGTTCGTCGTGAGCTATCACGACTTCGCCGCCGAACACATCTCGGCCGACTACGGCCACGAATGGGACGCCTCGATCGCCGCGAAGTACAAGCGCGCGAACCTGCTGCTCAAGTACGCCGACTACGCACAAGGCGTGCCCGGCGTCGCGCGCACCACCGACAAACTATGGGCGCAAGTGGAATTCATCTTGTAG
- a CDS encoding formate/nitrite transporter family protein → MSYLAPAEFVVKMVDAGESKIFMATRDTLIRAYMAGAILCLAAAFAVMVSQQTGYPIIGAILFPVGFCILYLLGFDLVTGVFVLAPLALFDKRPGVTLGGVLRNWGLVFCGNFAGAFTVAVLMSITYTFAFTEEPNAVGKAIAHIGEARTLGYKEHGAAGMLTLFIRGMLCNWMVSTGVVGAMISTSVSGKVIAMWMPIMVFFAMTFEHSVVNMFLFPSGILMGANFNWADYFIWNEIPTLVGNIVGGLSFTGLTLYSTHIKTAPKRAFKLAA, encoded by the coding sequence ATGTCATACCTGGCCCCGGCCGAGTTCGTCGTCAAAATGGTGGATGCTGGCGAGTCGAAGATCTTCATGGCGACGCGCGACACGCTGATCCGCGCCTACATGGCGGGCGCCATCCTCTGTCTCGCGGCGGCGTTTGCGGTCATGGTGAGCCAGCAGACGGGTTATCCCATCATTGGGGCAATCCTTTTCCCGGTGGGGTTCTGCATCCTCTACCTGCTCGGCTTCGACCTGGTCACCGGCGTATTCGTGCTGGCGCCGCTGGCGCTGTTCGACAAACGCCCGGGCGTGACGCTCGGCGGCGTGCTGCGCAACTGGGGGCTGGTGTTCTGCGGCAACTTCGCCGGCGCGTTCACCGTCGCGGTGCTGATGTCCATCACCTACACCTTCGCTTTTACCGAAGAGCCGAATGCCGTCGGCAAGGCCATCGCGCACATCGGCGAGGCGCGAACCCTGGGCTACAAGGAACACGGCGCGGCCGGCATGCTCACGCTTTTCATCCGCGGCATGTTGTGCAACTGGATGGTATCGACCGGCGTGGTCGGCGCGATGATCTCCACCTCCGTGAGCGGCAAGGTGATCGCGATGTGGATGCCGATCATGGTGTTCTTCGCGATGACCTTCGAGCACTCGGTGGTCAACATGTTCCTGTTCCCCTCGGGCATCCTGATGGGCGCGAACTTCAACTGGGCCGATTACTTCATCTGGAACGAAATCCCCACGCTGGTCGGCAATATCGTCGGTGGACTGTCGTTCACCGGACTCACGCTTTATTCGACGCACATCAAGACGGCGCCCAAACGGGCGTTTAAACTCGCCGCCTGA
- a CDS encoding bifunctional protein-serine/threonine kinase/phosphatase: MPRQLKISLGQHSDKGRKESNQDFHGVCIPQEPQLTAKGIAIALADGISTSSVSQAASQATVKSLLEDYYCTSHAWSVRRSVQQVLTAINSWLWAQTRQSQFRYEIEHGYVCTLSALVLKSNTAYLFHVGDSRICRVRGETLEQLTQDHRVWVSQEQSHLSRAFGMQGEIDIDYQALQLVVGDVFFCATDGVHEFVDARFIAQAITANAQDLDAAARAIVAEALERGSIDNLTAQIVRIEELPDQNADEILRNLSQLPFPPLLVPRELFDGYRIVREIHASARSHVYLASDDDAHPPVVIKTLSTELQQDPAQVDRFLMEDWIARRINNAHVMRPIEATRPRSFIYTVSEYIDGQTLSQWMIDNPKPDLETVRGIVEQIAKGVTAFHRLEMLHQDLRPANVMIDRSGTVKIVDFGSTRVAGIVESSRAAANAHLLGTAQYTAPEYFLGEPGTPASDQFSLGVIAYQMLSGRLPYGAEVSRSRTRAAQRRLTYRSVLHDEREIPAWIDDVLRKATHPDPLKRYQELSEFVHDLRHPSAAYLTRTRPPLLERNPAAFWKGVSLILAIVIVVLLAGAG, from the coding sequence GTGCCTCGACAACTCAAAATCTCGCTCGGGCAACACTCCGACAAGGGCCGTAAGGAATCCAACCAGGATTTTCACGGCGTCTGCATTCCGCAGGAGCCGCAACTCACGGCGAAGGGCATCGCGATCGCGCTTGCCGACGGTATCAGCACGAGCAGCGTGAGCCAGGCCGCGAGCCAGGCGACGGTCAAGAGCCTGCTCGAGGACTACTACTGCACGTCGCACGCCTGGTCGGTGCGCAGGTCCGTGCAGCAGGTGCTGACCGCCATCAACTCCTGGCTGTGGGCGCAGACACGCCAGAGCCAGTTCCGTTATGAGATCGAGCACGGCTACGTCTGCACACTGAGCGCGCTGGTGCTCAAGTCCAACACCGCCTATCTGTTTCATGTCGGCGATTCGCGGATCTGCCGCGTGCGCGGCGAGACGCTCGAGCAGCTCACGCAGGATCATCGTGTCTGGGTGTCGCAGGAGCAAAGCCATCTGAGCCGCGCGTTCGGCATGCAGGGCGAGATCGACATCGACTACCAGGCGCTGCAGCTGGTAGTTGGGGACGTATTCTTCTGCGCCACCGATGGCGTCCATGAGTTCGTCGACGCGAGGTTCATCGCGCAGGCAATCACGGCGAATGCGCAGGACCTCGATGCGGCGGCGCGCGCCATCGTCGCGGAAGCGCTCGAACGCGGCAGCATCGACAACCTGACCGCGCAGATCGTGCGGATCGAGGAATTGCCCGACCAGAATGCCGACGAGATTCTGCGCAATCTGAGCCAGCTGCCTTTCCCGCCGCTGCTGGTACCGCGGGAGTTGTTCGACGGTTATCGCATCGTGCGCGAGATCCACGCCAGTGCGCGCAGTCATGTCTATCTTGCGTCGGATGACGACGCGCATCCGCCGGTGGTGATCAAGACGCTTTCCACGGAGCTGCAGCAGGATCCGGCGCAGGTCGACCGGTTTCTCATGGAGGACTGGATCGCGCGGCGTATCAACAACGCGCACGTGATGCGGCCGATCGAGGCCACGCGTCCGCGCAGCTTCATCTACACGGTGAGCGAGTACATCGACGGGCAGACCCTGTCGCAGTGGATGATCGACAACCCGAAGCCAGACCTCGAAACGGTGCGCGGCATCGTCGAGCAGATCGCAAAGGGCGTCACTGCATTTCACCGGCTCGAAATGCTGCACCAGGATCTGCGGCCCGCGAATGTCATGATCGACCGCAGCGGCACGGTGAAGATCGTGGATTTTGGTTCCACGCGGGTCGCCGGCATCGTGGAATCATCACGTGCCGCGGCGAACGCCCACTTGTTAGGCACCGCCCAGTACACCGCGCCGGAGTACTTCCTGGGCGAGCCGGGCACACCGGCTTCGGATCAGTTCTCGCTCGGCGTCATCGCGTACCAGATGTTGTCGGGTCGATTGCCGTACGGCGCGGAGGTGTCCCGTTCACGCACGCGGGCCGCCCAGCGGCGTCTCACGTACCGCTCGGTGCTCCATGACGAACGCGAGATCCCTGCGTGGATCGATGACGTGCTCAGGAAGGCCACACATCCGGATCCGCTCAAGCGCTACCAGGAGCTGTCGGAGTTCGTGCACGATCTGCGGCACCCGAGCGCGGCATATCTCACGCGTACGCGCCCGCCGCTGCTCGAACGCAATCCCGCAGCGTTCTGGAAGGGCGTGTCGCTGATCCTGGCGATCGTGATCGTGGTGCTGCTGGCGGGTGCCGGGTGA
- the rplC gene encoding 50S ribosomal protein L3, with translation MSVALIGRKAGMTRIFTDAGETVPVTVIEVLPNRITQVKSVDKDGYRSIQVSYGKKRPQLLSKAAAGHYAKANVEPGRSLVEFRLTDKEGTDLAVGSELKAGIFEVGAIVDVTGTTIGKGFAGTMKRHNFAGHHASHGVSVSHRTPGSIGQRQTPGRVFQGKRMSGHMGVMRRTIENLKVVEIDAERNLLLIRGAVPGAEGGQVIVRPSTKAARQKLRKKIAPAKINAGTSNKK, from the coding sequence ATGAGCGTTGCTCTTATTGGCCGCAAGGCCGGCATGACCCGCATCTTCACCGATGCAGGCGAGACGGTTCCCGTAACCGTCATCGAAGTGCTGCCGAACCGCATCACTCAGGTGAAGTCCGTCGACAAGGACGGCTACCGCTCCATTCAGGTCAGCTACGGCAAGAAGCGCCCGCAGCTGCTGTCGAAGGCCGCCGCCGGTCATTACGCGAAAGCGAATGTCGAGCCGGGCCGCTCGCTGGTGGAATTCCGCCTGACGGACAAAGAGGGCACGGACCTCGCCGTCGGCAGTGAGCTCAAGGCCGGCATCTTCGAAGTCGGTGCTATTGTCGATGTCACCGGCACCACGATCGGCAAGGGCTTCGCGGGCACGATGAAGCGTCACAACTTCGCGGGCCACCATGCGTCACACGGTGTCTCCGTGTCGCACAGAACCCCGGGCTCGATCGGCCAGCGCCAGACGCCAGGCCGCGTGTTCCAGGGCAAGCGCATGTCGGGCCACATGGGTGTCATGCGCCGCACGATCGAGAATCTGAAAGTCGTCGAGATCGATGCCGAACGCAATCTGCTGCTGATCCGCGGCGCGGTCCCGGGCGCTGAAGGCGGCCAGGTCATCGTGCGTCCGTCGACCAAGGCTGCGCGCCAGAAGCTGCGCAAGAAGATCGCGCCGGCCAAGATCAACGCCGGCACGTCCAACAAGAAGTAA
- the rplD gene encoding 50S ribosomal protein L4: MELKVINGGAALKVSEETFGKEFNQALVHQVVTAYRNGGRAGTKAQLTKAEVRGGGRKPRPQKGGGTSRAGSIRSPIWVGGGRAFAAKPRDFAQKVNKKMYRGAIQSMLSELVRQDRLIVTQAFTVNEPKTKLVAAELKKLGLAKVLIIVEGIDEKLFMAARNLMHVQVLPVSLLNPLSLVSYDKVLITVPAVKLIEEKLQ, translated from the coding sequence ATGGAACTCAAAGTCATCAATGGTGGCGCCGCGTTGAAGGTTTCCGAGGAGACCTTCGGCAAGGAATTCAACCAGGCGCTGGTGCACCAGGTAGTCACGGCCTATCGCAACGGCGGTCGCGCGGGCACGAAGGCCCAGCTGACCAAGGCCGAAGTGCGTGGCGGTGGTCGCAAGCCGCGTCCGCAGAAGGGTGGCGGCACGTCGCGCGCCGGCTCGATCCGCTCGCCCATCTGGGTCGGCGGTGGCCGTGCATTCGCCGCGAAGCCGCGCGATTTCGCGCAGAAAGTGAACAAGAAGATGTATCGCGGCGCGATCCAGTCGATGCTGTCGGAGCTCGTCCGCCAGGATCGTCTGATCGTCACGCAGGCGTTCACGGTCAATGAGCCGAAGACGAAGCTGGTCGCCGCGGAGCTCAAGAAGCTCGGCCTCGCGAAAGTGCTGATCATCGTCGAAGGCATCGACGAGAAGCTGTTCATGGCCGCGCGCAACCTCATGCACGTGCAGGTGCTGCCGGTGTCGCTGCTCAATCCGTTGTCGCTGGTGAGCTACGACAAGGTGTTGATCACCGTTCCTGCCGTGAAGCTCATCGAGGAGAAACTGCAGTGA
- the rplW gene encoding 50S ribosomal protein L23 — translation MVAERKTSQEKLINVLLAPHITEKTSLAMQNNNSYAFRVRRDSTKPDIKAAVELMFGVKVAKVNLVNEIGKTRRFGKTLGRTQDLKKAYVRLAPGQTIDYEAKLKA, via the coding sequence GTGGTCGCCGAGCGCAAGACGAGCCAGGAAAAGCTCATCAACGTGCTGCTCGCCCCGCACATCACCGAGAAGACCTCGCTCGCGATGCAGAACAACAATTCCTACGCGTTCCGCGTGCGCCGCGATTCGACCAAGCCGGACATCAAGGCCGCGGTCGAGCTCATGTTCGGCGTGAAGGTCGCGAAAGTGAATCTGGTCAACGAGATTGGCAAGACGCGTCGGTTCGGCAAGACCCTGGGCCGCACGCAGGACCTCAAGAAGGCCTATGTTCGCCTGGCCCCGGGCCAGACGATCGACTACGAAGCCAAGCTCAAAGCCTGA
- the rplB gene encoding 50S ribosomal protein L2: protein MPVIKMKPTSPGTRFVVKLDKSHLHKGGPYEPLTKPKQSHSGRNNVGRITTRHQGSGHSHKYRVIDFRRDKDGIKGVVERIEHDPNRTSHIALIKYSDGERRYILATKGMAPGDEIRSGADSPIKAGNAMQLRHIPVGSIVHNIELKPGKGGQMARSAGNSASFTAREGIYATLRLKSGESRKVHVDCRATIGEVSNDEHNLKVYGKAGAKRWLGIRPTVRGQAMNPVDHPHGGGEGKSGQGNPHPVSPWGQNAKGLKTRRNKRTTNMIVQRRQNRIR, encoded by the coding sequence ATGCCAGTCATCAAGATGAAACCGACGTCGCCGGGCACGCGCTTCGTCGTCAAGCTCGACAAGTCGCACCTGCACAAGGGCGGCCCGTACGAGCCGCTGACGAAACCGAAGCAGAGCCACTCGGGCCGCAACAACGTCGGCCGGATCACCACGCGCCACCAGGGCAGCGGGCATTCGCACAAATACCGTGTCATCGATTTCCGTCGCGACAAGGACGGCATCAAGGGCGTGGTCGAGCGCATCGAGCACGATCCGAACCGCACCAGCCACATCGCGCTGATCAAGTACTCCGATGGCGAGCGCCGTTACATCCTCGCCACCAAGGGCATGGCCCCCGGCGACGAAATCCGCTCGGGTGCCGATTCGCCGATCAAGGCCGGCAACGCCATGCAGCTGCGCCACATCCCGGTCGGCTCGATCGTGCACAACATCGAACTCAAGCCCGGCAAGGGCGGCCAGATGGCGCGCAGCGCCGGCAACTCGGCCAGCTTCACCGCGCGCGAAGGCATCTACGCCACGCTGCGCCTGAAGTCGGGCGAGAGCCGCAAGGTGCACGTCGACTGCCGCGCCACGATCGGCGAAGTGTCGAACGACGAACACAACCTCAAGGTGTACGGCAAGGCCGGCGCGAAGCGCTGGCTCGGCATCCGCCCGACCGTTCGCGGCCAGGCGATGAACCCGGTCGATCACCCGCACGGTGGTGGTGAAGGTAAATCCGGACAGGGCAACCCGCACCCGGTCAGCCCGTGGGGCCAGAACGCCAAGGGTCTCAAGACGCGCCGCAATAAACGCACGACCAACATGATCGTGCAGCGTCGCCAGAATCGAATTCGTTAA
- the rpsS gene encoding 30S ribosomal protein S19, with amino-acid sequence MPRSLKKGPFVDLHLLKKVETAAAKSDRKPIKTWSRRSMVIPDMVGLTIAVHNGRQHIPVLITENMVGHKLGEFSPTRTFKAHSGDKKVEASA; translated from the coding sequence ATGCCTCGTTCACTGAAAAAAGGTCCGTTCGTCGATCTGCACCTTCTGAAGAAGGTGGAGACCGCCGCTGCCAAGAGCGACCGCAAACCGATCAAGACCTGGTCGCGCCGCTCGATGGTCATTCCCGACATGGTGGGTCTCACGATCGCCGTGCATAACGGCCGCCAGCACATTCCGGTGCTGATCACCGAGAACATGGTCGGTCACAAGCTGGGTGAGTTCTCGCCGACGCGCACCTTCAAGGCGCACTCGGGCGACAAGAAAGTCGAGGCCTCCGCTTAG
- the rplV gene encoding 50S ribosomal protein L22, translating to MQATAKLKYARISPQKVRLVADTVRGSDVSKALNILKFMPKKGADLVYKVLWSAVENAQNNQGADVDDLKVTLIHVDAAPVLKRFGARAKGRGTRIVKRNSHITVAVGDGKKDE from the coding sequence ATGCAAGCAACCGCAAAGCTCAAGTACGCGCGCATCTCGCCGCAGAAGGTCCGGCTCGTGGCCGACACCGTGCGCGGGTCGGACGTGTCCAAGGCGCTCAACATCCTGAAGTTCATGCCGAAGAAAGGCGCGGACCTCGTCTACAAGGTGTTGTGGTCGGCCGTGGAAAACGCGCAGAACAACCAGGGCGCCGACGTCGATGACCTCAAGGTCACGCTGATCCACGTCGACGCCGCCCCGGTGCTCAAGCGCTTCGGCGCGCGCGCCAAGGGCCGCGGCACGCGCATCGTCAAACGCAACAGTCACATCACCGTCGCCGTCGGCGATGGCAAGAAGGACGAGTAA
- the rpsC gene encoding 30S ribosomal protein S3, translating to MGQKVNPVAIRLGITRDWVSKWYANKKQFPIQVHTDFRVRQFLKTKLADASVSRILIDRAAKRVNITIQTARPGIVIGKKGEDIEKLRAETAKMLKLPPTDVRLNIAEIRKPELDAQLVADGIAQQIEKRVMFRRAMKRAVMSTMRSGALGVKVRLSGRLNGSEIARTEWAREGRVPLHTFRADIDYGLGEARTTYGVIGVKVWIFKGEVFDKAELAQQAENVEAAQAAQGAAANAAAAAAAAPTTPAA from the coding sequence ATGGGTCAAAAGGTAAATCCGGTTGCCATTCGCTTAGGCATCACCCGTGACTGGGTGTCCAAGTGGTACGCCAACAAGAAGCAGTTCCCGATCCAAGTGCACACGGATTTCCGCGTGCGCCAGTTCCTCAAGACCAAGCTCGCCGACGCCTCCGTCAGCCGCATCCTCATCGATCGCGCGGCCAAGCGCGTCAACATCACGATCCAGACCGCGCGTCCGGGCATCGTGATCGGCAAGAAGGGTGAGGACATCGAGAAGCTGCGCGCCGAGACGGCCAAGATGCTCAAGCTGCCGCCGACCGACGTGCGCCTGAACATCGCCGAGATCAGAAAGCCCGAGCTCGATGCGCAGCTGGTCGCCGACGGCATCGCGCAGCAGATCGAGAAGCGCGTGATGTTCCGCCGCGCCATGAAGCGCGCCGTGATGAGCACGATGCGTTCCGGTGCCCTGGGCGTCAAAGTGCGCCTCTCGGGCCGCCTCAACGGTTCGGAAATCGCGCGTACGGAATGGGCCCGTGAAGGCCGCGTGCCGCTGCATACCTTCCGTGCCGACATCGACTACGGCCTGGGCGAAGCCCGCACTACCTACGGCGTCATCGGCGTCAAGGTGTGGATCTTCAAGGGCGAAGTGTTCGACAAGGCCGAGCTCGCGCAACAGGCGGAGAACGTCGAAGCCGCGCAGGCTGCGCAGGGCGCCGCCGCGAATGCGGCAGCTGCTGCTGCCGCCGCGCCGACGACGCCGGCTGCCTAA